The Listeria sp. PSOL-1 genome includes a region encoding these proteins:
- the hslU gene encoding ATP-dependent protease ATPase subunit HslU: protein MSNSSLTPKEIVERLDQYIIGQTGAKKSVAVALRNRYRRTLMDDDIRDEVIPKNILMIGPTGVGKTEIARRIAKIVRAPFSKVEATKFTEVGYVGRDVESMVRDLVEVAVHLVKEEKMQLVRIQAEKNAEKQLIKLLVPGQKKKQTNTQNPFEALFGAGNRQEEPEEAETDELQSKRSKIEWQLQNGELDHEMVTVEVTEQQNKMFDLMRGSGMDQMAGMQDAFSSLFPAKKKKRKVTVKEARKMLFEDEAAKLIDQDEVASEGIRRAEQMGIIFIDEIDKIASKEGSGNGQVSREGVQRDILPIVEGSQIATKYGTVNTEFILFIAAGAFHISKPSDLIPELQGRFPIRVELDKLTQDDFIKILTEPDNALIKQYKALLQTEGIELVFTKEAVFRLAEIAFQVNQDSDNIGARRLHTILEKLLEDLLFEAPEINLDSVTITEKYVNDKLQSIMNNKDLTQFIL, encoded by the coding sequence TTGAGTAATAGTAGCTTAACGCCTAAAGAAATTGTCGAGCGGCTTGATCAATATATCATTGGGCAAACAGGAGCTAAAAAATCGGTTGCTGTTGCCCTTAGAAATCGTTATCGTCGTACACTTATGGATGATGATATTCGCGATGAAGTCATTCCCAAAAATATTTTAATGATTGGTCCGACTGGTGTTGGAAAAACAGAAATTGCTCGCCGTATTGCTAAAATTGTGCGTGCACCTTTTTCAAAAGTTGAAGCAACGAAGTTTACAGAAGTAGGTTATGTTGGTCGTGATGTTGAATCAATGGTTCGTGATTTAGTTGAAGTTGCTGTCCATTTGGTAAAAGAAGAAAAGATGCAGCTTGTTCGTATTCAGGCTGAAAAAAATGCTGAAAAACAGCTAATCAAACTTTTAGTACCAGGGCAAAAGAAAAAACAAACGAATACGCAGAATCCATTTGAAGCTTTGTTTGGGGCGGGAAATCGTCAAGAAGAACCTGAAGAAGCTGAAACGGATGAGCTTCAAAGTAAGCGTAGTAAAATCGAGTGGCAGCTTCAAAATGGTGAATTAGATCATGAGATGGTTACAGTCGAAGTGACCGAGCAACAAAATAAAATGTTTGACCTTATGCGCGGCAGTGGCATGGATCAGATGGCTGGGATGCAAGATGCTTTTTCAAGTCTTTTTCCAGCGAAGAAAAAGAAACGCAAAGTCACAGTGAAAGAAGCACGCAAAATGTTATTTGAAGACGAGGCAGCAAAGCTGATTGATCAAGATGAAGTCGCCTCAGAAGGTATTAGACGTGCTGAGCAGATGGGAATCATTTTTATTGATGAAATTGATAAAATTGCAAGCAAAGAAGGCTCGGGTAATGGGCAAGTTTCACGAGAAGGAGTTCAGCGGGATATTTTACCAATTGTTGAAGGTTCACAAATTGCAACCAAGTATGGTACAGTAAACACAGAGTTTATTTTGTTTATTGCTGCTGGTGCCTTTCATATCTCAAAACCTTCTGATTTAATTCCAGAGCTTCAAGGTCGTTTCCCGATCCGGGTTGAACTTGATAAACTTACACAAGATGATTTTATTAAAATACTTACAGAGCCTGATAATGCACTTATTAAACAATATAAAGCCTTGCTTCAAACAGAAGGCATTGAACTTGTTTTTACGAAAGAAGCTGTGTTTCGCTTAGCTGAGATTGCTTTTCAAGTAAACCAAGATTCAGACAATATTGGTGCACGGAGGCTCCATACCATTCTTGAAAAACTGCTTGAAGATTTATTGTTTGAAGCACCTGAGATCAATTTAGACTCTGTTACTATTACTGAAAAATATGTAAATGATAAATTGCAATCTATTATGAACAATAAAGATTTAACACAGTTTATTTTATAA
- the hslV gene encoding ATP-dependent protease subunit HslV, translating into MEMHATTIFAVQHNGKCAMAGDGQVTLGESVIMKHTARKVRRLFHNKVIAGFAGSVADAFTLFEKFETKLNEYNGNLERAAVELAQQWRSDNVLRKLEAMLIVMDEETLLLVSGTGEVIEPDDGILAIGSGGNYALAAGRALKRHSAKQMEAKDIARHALEIASEICVFTNNNIIVEEL; encoded by the coding sequence TTGGAGATGCATGCAACAACTATATTTGCTGTTCAGCATAATGGAAAATGCGCAATGGCTGGAGACGGACAAGTGACGCTTGGGGAATCAGTAATCATGAAGCATACAGCAAGGAAAGTTCGACGGCTATTTCATAATAAAGTAATCGCTGGCTTTGCTGGTTCTGTAGCAGATGCTTTTACACTTTTTGAAAAATTTGAAACCAAGCTAAATGAATATAATGGTAATTTAGAACGGGCTGCGGTTGAACTTGCTCAGCAGTGGCGTAGCGATAATGTTCTTCGGAAATTAGAAGCGATGTTGATTGTAATGGATGAGGAGACTTTATTGCTTGTATCTGGTACAGGAGAAGTTATTGAACCTGATGATGGCATCCTTGCTATTGGTTCTGGAGGAAATTATGCTTTGGCGGCTGGTCGAGCGCTTAAAAGGCATAGCGCTAAACAAATGGAAGCTAAAGACATTGCAAGGCACGCTCTTGAAATTGCATCAGAGATTTGTGTTTTTACAAATAACAACATCATTGTAGAAGAGTTATAA
- the xerC gene encoding tyrosine recombinase XerC, with translation MKDLNSLIEDFMQYLLNERNYSQNTALAYKQDILEFQTFLIEQNANFQKLDYIEIRIYLTMLKKARFSRNSVARKLSGLRSFYTYLLREKQVENNPFLSISHAKKQLRLPKFFYSEEMEALFQVVYEDERPLTLRDRVLLELLYGTGIRVSECAGVLLTDIDRYYQAILVRGKGNKERYVPYGSFLEDAIACYLKAGRQELMEPFHKSHQTLIVNHYGDPLTTRGIRYCLNKIIERASLTRKIHPHMLRHTFATDLLNNGADMRTVQELLGHASLSSTQIYTHITKDHLKATYMKHHPRA, from the coding sequence TTGAAAGACTTGAATTCTTTGATAGAAGATTTTATGCAATATCTTCTAAATGAGCGAAATTATTCACAAAATACTGCACTTGCTTACAAACAAGATATTCTGGAATTTCAAACTTTTTTAATAGAACAAAACGCTAACTTTCAAAAACTTGACTATATTGAAATACGAATTTACTTAACGATGCTTAAAAAAGCAAGGTTTTCACGGAATTCTGTTGCTCGCAAGCTTTCTGGATTACGGAGCTTTTATACTTATTTATTGCGCGAAAAGCAAGTAGAGAATAATCCATTTTTGTCTATATCTCATGCAAAAAAGCAACTTAGGTTACCAAAATTCTTTTATTCAGAAGAAATGGAAGCATTATTCCAGGTGGTTTATGAAGATGAAAGGCCACTTACACTGCGAGATCGAGTTTTACTTGAATTATTATATGGTACTGGAATTCGTGTTTCTGAATGTGCGGGCGTGTTACTTACAGATATAGATAGATATTATCAAGCGATCTTAGTTAGAGGAAAAGGGAATAAGGAACGTTATGTACCTTATGGGTCCTTTTTAGAAGATGCCATCGCATGCTATTTAAAAGCAGGACGACAAGAGCTTATGGAACCGTTTCACAAGTCTCATCAGACACTAATTGTTAATCATTATGGTGACCCATTAACGACAAGAGGAATCAGATATTGTTTAAATAAAATCATCGAACGAGCTTCACTTACAAGAAAAATTCATCCACATATGTTAAGGCACACGTTTGCAACGGATTTGTTAAATAATGGAGCAGATATGAGAACGGTGCAAGAGCTTTTAGGACACGCCAGTCTTTCATCTACCCAAATTTATACACATATCACAAAAGATCATTTAAAAGCAACCTATATGAAACATCATCCAAGAGCATAA
- the trmFO gene encoding FADH(2)-oxidizing methylenetetrahydrofolate--tRNA-(uracil(54)-C(5))-methyltransferase TrmFO — MEKVTVIGAGLAGSEAAWQLAKRGVPVDLYEMRPVKQTPAHHTDKFAELVCSNSLRANGLTNAVGVIKEEMRVLDSIIMEAADQASVPAGGALAVDRHHFSDFVTEKVKKHPLVTVYTEEVTNIPEGPTIIATGPLTSEILAEQIKSLTGEDDLYFYDAAAPIIAKESIDMEKVYLKSRYDKGEAAYLNCPMTEEEFNAFYEALITAETTELKQFEKEIFFEGCMPIEVMAKRGIKTMLFGPLKPVGLENPKTGKRPYAVLQLRQDDAAGTLYNLVGFQTHLKWGEQKRVFQMVPGLENAEIVRYGVIHRNTFINSPKVLLHTYQLKARADLFFAGQMTGVEGYVESAASGLVAGINAARYVTGEKPISFPEESAMGSMARYITSTSAKTFQPMNVNFGLFPELSEKIRAKQERNQKLAERAITAIKTLAEEL, encoded by the coding sequence GTGGAAAAAGTAACAGTAATTGGGGCAGGGCTTGCTGGAAGTGAAGCCGCTTGGCAACTAGCCAAAAGAGGCGTTCCAGTTGATTTGTATGAAATGCGACCGGTAAAGCAAACGCCCGCTCATCATACAGATAAGTTTGCTGAGCTTGTTTGCTCAAACTCACTTCGCGCCAATGGATTAACAAATGCGGTAGGCGTTATAAAAGAAGAAATGCGTGTGCTTGATTCCATTATTATGGAAGCTGCTGATCAGGCATCTGTTCCTGCGGGTGGAGCACTTGCAGTCGATCGACATCATTTTTCTGATTTCGTTACAGAAAAAGTAAAAAAACATCCTCTTGTAACAGTCTATACTGAAGAGGTCACTAACATTCCGGAAGGCCCTACGATTATTGCAACAGGACCGCTTACAAGCGAAATACTAGCTGAGCAAATTAAATCTCTTACCGGTGAAGACGATCTATACTTCTATGATGCTGCTGCGCCAATTATTGCAAAAGAAAGCATTGATATGGAGAAAGTTTATCTTAAATCGCGTTATGATAAGGGAGAAGCTGCTTATTTAAACTGTCCTATGACAGAAGAAGAATTTAATGCTTTTTATGAAGCGCTTATTACAGCTGAAACAACTGAATTAAAACAATTTGAAAAAGAAATCTTCTTTGAAGGGTGTATGCCAATTGAAGTGATGGCAAAGCGCGGAATTAAAACGATGCTGTTTGGACCGCTTAAGCCAGTTGGATTAGAAAACCCAAAAACGGGAAAAAGACCGTATGCTGTTTTACAACTTAGACAAGATGATGCGGCAGGGACACTCTACAATTTAGTTGGCTTTCAAACGCACCTTAAATGGGGCGAGCAAAAAAGAGTCTTTCAGATGGTTCCTGGGTTAGAAAATGCAGAAATTGTTCGCTATGGTGTTATCCATCGCAACACCTTTATCAATTCTCCAAAAGTATTACTTCATACTTATCAATTAAAGGCAAGAGCGGATTTGTTTTTTGCCGGGCAAATGACAGGTGTTGAGGGGTATGTAGAATCTGCTGCTAGCGGACTAGTTGCTGGTATTAATGCTGCAAGATATGTTACCGGCGAAAAACCCATCTCATTTCCTGAAGAAAGCGCAATGGGAAGCATGGCTCGATATATTACAAGTACGAGCGCAAAAACATTCCAACCAATGAATGTTAATTTTGGACTTTTCCCTGAACTATCTGAAAAAATAAGAGCGAAACAAGAAAGAAATCAAAAATTAGCGGAAAGAGCCATAACAGCCATAAAAACACTTGCGGAGGAGCTATAA
- the topA gene encoding type I DNA topoisomerase: MADYLVIVESPAKAKTIEKYLGKKFKVKASMGHIRDLPKSQMGVDVEHDFEPRYITIRGKGPILKELKQAAKKAKKVYLAADPDREGEAIAWHLANSLNLDQNDKLRVVFNEITKEAVKESFKSPRKIDMDLVDAQQARRILDRLVGYNISPILWKKVKKGLSAGRVQSIALRLIIDREKEINNFKPEEYWTIDGNFKKGRKAFQGSFYGIDGKKKKLKNAEDVKEVMSKIKGKEFDVVNVTKKERLRNPAAPFTTSSLQQEAARKLNFRTRKTMMLAQQLYEGIALGKQGTVGLITYMRTDSTRIADSAQAEAHDYVVNQFGKEFARNKKRTDKNQKGSQDAHEAVRPTSVLRAPQEVKEYLSRDQLRLYKLIWERFIASQMTPAVLDTMRVDLENNGVSFRANGSKVKFAGFMKVYVESSDDNKEEKENILPELEKGDKVTSESLEQRQHFTQPPPRYTEARLVKTLEEIGIGRPSTYSPTLDTIQRRNYVSLTNKRFTPTELGEIVNELIEEYFPEILDVRFTANMEAELDEIEHGKAKWVKAIDNFYKRFEPNVERADKEMEKIEIKDEPAGIDCDVCGAPMVYKMGKYGKFLACSRFPECRNTKPIVKEIGVTCPKCGKGHVIERKSKKKRIFYGCDRYPDCDYVSWDKPVARPCPKCGEHALVEKKLKKGIQVQCTNCDYKEDTQE, from the coding sequence TTGGCAGATTATCTTGTAATTGTTGAGTCACCTGCAAAAGCAAAAACAATTGAAAAATATCTTGGTAAAAAATTTAAAGTAAAAGCATCCATGGGCCACATACGCGACTTACCTAAAAGTCAAATGGGCGTTGATGTTGAGCACGATTTTGAACCACGTTACATTACAATTCGTGGTAAAGGCCCTATTTTAAAGGAACTAAAGCAAGCCGCCAAAAAAGCAAAGAAAGTCTATCTCGCAGCTGACCCCGACAGAGAAGGAGAAGCGATTGCTTGGCACTTAGCAAACAGTTTGAATTTAGATCAAAATGATAAGTTACGCGTAGTTTTTAATGAAATTACGAAAGAGGCTGTCAAAGAATCTTTTAAAAGCCCACGTAAAATCGATATGGATTTAGTTGATGCCCAACAAGCACGCAGAATTTTAGATCGACTTGTTGGTTATAATATTAGCCCAATTCTATGGAAAAAAGTAAAAAAAGGATTAAGCGCCGGAAGAGTTCAATCGATTGCTCTTCGGCTTATTATTGATCGAGAAAAAGAAATCAATAACTTCAAGCCTGAAGAATACTGGACGATCGATGGCAATTTTAAAAAAGGTCGGAAAGCATTTCAGGGTAGTTTTTATGGCATCGATGGCAAAAAGAAAAAGCTTAAAAATGCAGAAGATGTAAAAGAAGTGATGTCAAAAATTAAAGGAAAAGAGTTTGACGTCGTTAATGTAACGAAAAAGGAACGCCTAAGAAATCCAGCTGCCCCTTTTACAACCTCCTCTCTGCAACAAGAAGCAGCACGTAAATTGAACTTCCGCACACGAAAAACAATGATGCTTGCGCAACAACTCTATGAAGGGATCGCTCTTGGGAAGCAAGGGACAGTCGGTTTAATCACGTATATGCGTACTGACTCGACAAGAATTGCTGATTCCGCCCAAGCAGAAGCTCATGATTACGTTGTTAACCAATTTGGAAAAGAATTTGCTCGAAATAAAAAGCGTACAGATAAAAATCAAAAAGGCTCACAAGATGCGCACGAAGCCGTTAGACCAACAAGTGTTCTCAGAGCTCCACAAGAGGTTAAAGAATATCTAAGTCGTGATCAATTGCGTTTATACAAGCTAATCTGGGAACGATTCATCGCTAGCCAAATGACTCCAGCTGTTCTCGATACAATGCGTGTCGACTTGGAAAATAATGGCGTTTCTTTCCGTGCAAATGGTTCTAAAGTAAAGTTTGCTGGATTTATGAAAGTTTACGTCGAAAGCAGCGACGATAATAAAGAAGAAAAAGAGAATATCTTACCTGAGTTAGAAAAAGGCGATAAAGTTACTTCAGAAAGCCTTGAACAGCGTCAGCATTTCACACAACCCCCACCACGTTATACAGAAGCACGGTTGGTTAAAACATTAGAAGAAATTGGTATCGGCCGTCCCTCTACGTATTCACCAACACTTGATACGATTCAGCGCAGAAACTATGTCTCTTTGACGAATAAACGCTTTACACCAACTGAATTAGGTGAAATCGTCAATGAATTAATCGAGGAGTATTTTCCAGAAATCTTAGATGTCAGGTTCACTGCAAACATGGAAGCAGAACTTGATGAGATTGAGCATGGGAAAGCAAAATGGGTAAAAGCAATTGATAATTTTTACAAACGCTTTGAACCAAACGTTGAACGTGCTGATAAAGAAATGGAAAAAATTGAAATAAAAGATGAACCAGCAGGGATTGATTGTGATGTTTGCGGAGCGCCAATGGTTTATAAAATGGGGAAATACGGTAAGTTCCTGGCATGTAGTCGTTTTCCAGAATGCCGTAATACGAAGCCAATTGTAAAAGAAATTGGTGTAACCTGTCCAAAATGTGGGAAAGGGCATGTGATTGAACGAAAAAGCAAGAAAAAACGTATCTTTTATGGCTGTGATCGTTATCCAGACTGCGACTATGTTTCTTGGGATAAACCAGTAGCGCGTCCGTGTCCAAAATGCGGCGAGCATGCTTTAGTTGAAAAGAAATTAAAAAAAGGTATCCAAGTTCAGTGTACAAATTGCGATTATAAAGAAGATACTCAAGAATAA
- the dprA gene encoding DNA-processing protein DprA yields the protein MNLKEKETWLHLLHLSSRRRASIWNFAFKKQQFIFSEKEFRKLFLKPEEALYTKRFKREEICVFIGEADYPPLLREIYLAPPLLFFKGDIKLAHRRAMSVVGARDMSDYGRLATNYFVRELVSANYTIVSGLAIGIDAQAHQAALFNEGKTIAVLGSGLENIYPACNQNLSQKISEVGLLLSEYLPNQKARRWHFPDRNRIISGLALGTLVIEACERSGSLITAMNALEQNREVFAVPGNIFSPFSDGTHELIQQGAKLIFRKEHIMEELNYFCR from the coding sequence TTGAATTTAAAAGAAAAAGAAACGTGGTTACATTTGCTTCATTTATCCAGTAGAAGGCGTGCATCGATTTGGAATTTTGCTTTTAAAAAACAACAATTCATATTTTCTGAAAAAGAATTCCGCAAGCTATTTTTAAAGCCAGAAGAAGCGCTTTATACAAAGCGTTTTAAGCGAGAAGAAATATGTGTATTTATTGGTGAAGCTGATTATCCGCCCCTTCTTCGAGAAATTTATTTAGCGCCACCTTTACTTTTTTTTAAAGGAGATATTAAATTGGCCCATAGACGTGCTATGTCGGTTGTGGGTGCTCGGGACATGAGCGATTATGGGAGACTAGCGACAAATTATTTCGTCCGTGAACTAGTTTCGGCTAATTATACAATCGTAAGTGGCTTAGCCATTGGAATAGATGCGCAGGCCCATCAAGCCGCCCTATTTAATGAAGGGAAAACAATTGCCGTATTAGGTAGCGGATTAGAAAATATTTATCCAGCGTGCAATCAAAACCTCAGTCAGAAGATAAGTGAGGTAGGGCTTCTTTTAAGCGAATATTTACCAAATCAAAAAGCAAGGCGCTGGCACTTTCCGGATCGTAATCGTATTATTAGCGGCTTAGCACTTGGTACATTGGTTATTGAGGCATGCGAACGGAGTGGCTCTCTTATTACTGCAATGAATGCACTTGAACAAAATCGTGAAGTTTTTGCTGTCCCTGGTAACATCTTTTCACCATTTTCTGACGGCACACATGAACTTATTCAACAAGGTGCAAAATTAATCTTTAGAAAAGAACATATAATGGAAGAATTGAATTATTTTTGTAGGTAA
- a CDS encoding ribonuclease HII produces the protein MAEAMDVIKEKCYLATSEADLIPFLEDSRKGVQKLIEQTKKRFENEKRQLTQLETMKFHEKEGYAKGYQWIAGVDEVGRGPLAGPVVAAAVILPESFAILGVNDSKKLSENQREKLFDLISDCAVSIGIGIIANEIIDQVNIYEATKLAMNEALAQLSPQPDFTLIDAMPLHYSDCELSLIKGDSKSVSIAAASIIAKVTRDRLMKQYDQLYPGYEFARNMGYGTKKHLEGLQMFGSCPIHRYSFEPVKSHFMKI, from the coding sequence ATGGCTGAAGCAATGGATGTAATCAAAGAGAAATGTTATTTAGCAACAAGTGAAGCCGATTTAATTCCTTTTCTTGAAGATTCACGAAAAGGCGTTCAAAAACTAATCGAACAAACAAAAAAGCGCTTCGAAAATGAAAAGAGACAGCTTACTCAACTTGAAACAATGAAATTTCATGAAAAAGAAGGTTATGCAAAAGGATATCAATGGATTGCAGGTGTTGATGAGGTAGGACGTGGACCACTCGCTGGACCTGTAGTCGCAGCCGCAGTCATTTTACCAGAATCTTTTGCCATTCTTGGTGTGAATGATTCTAAAAAACTGAGTGAAAATCAACGTGAAAAATTATTCGATCTTATTTCAGATTGTGCAGTGAGTATTGGGATTGGAATCATTGCTAATGAAATCATTGATCAAGTAAATATTTACGAAGCAACCAAGCTAGCAATGAATGAAGCGCTAGCACAGTTGAGCCCGCAACCAGATTTTACACTCATTGATGCTATGCCACTTCATTATAGTGATTGTGAGCTTTCGCTAATTAAAGGAGATAGCAAAAGTGTTTCGATTGCTGCTGCTTCGATTATTGCAAAAGTAACACGAGATCGCTTAATGAAACAATATGACCAGCTATATCCCGGGTATGAGTTTGCTAGAAATATGGGTTATGGAACGAAAAAGCATTTGGAAGGACTCCAAATGTTTGGAAGTTGCCCCATTCATCGTTATTCATTTGAACCTGTAAAAAGTCATTTTATGAAAATATAG
- the ylqF gene encoding ribosome biogenesis GTPase YlqF produces MTIQWFPGHMAKARREVTEKLKLVDVIFELVDARIPYSSSNPMLEEIIHQKKRIIILNKADTADDKRTSEWIDYFQSKGLKAVAVNSWQGKNMHAIERAANEVMAEKFARLRERGMKPRAIRAMILGIPNVGKSTLINRLAHKNIAKTGNKPGVTKSQQWIKVGKTLELLDTPGILWPKFEDQSVGFKLALTGAIKDDLLHMEDIASFGLQFIQENYPEALKKWLKVADLPSDITTLLAFIAEKRSLFDRYHEPDYGRAAELMVREIRQQKLGKMTFDFPEHLGEENG; encoded by the coding sequence ATGACAATACAATGGTTTCCAGGACATATGGCAAAAGCAAGGCGTGAAGTAACAGAAAAATTAAAATTAGTTGATGTGATTTTTGAACTTGTAGACGCAAGAATTCCATACTCTTCTTCTAACCCAATGCTTGAAGAAATTATTCATCAAAAAAAGCGAATAATTATTTTAAATAAAGCGGATACGGCTGATGATAAAAGAACCTCAGAATGGATTGACTATTTCCAAAGTAAAGGATTAAAAGCAGTGGCTGTAAACTCATGGCAAGGAAAAAACATGCATGCGATTGAACGTGCAGCCAATGAAGTCATGGCAGAGAAATTTGCAAGACTTCGCGAGCGCGGGATGAAGCCACGTGCAATTAGGGCGATGATTCTTGGCATTCCAAATGTTGGAAAATCAACGCTTATTAATCGACTGGCACATAAAAATATTGCAAAGACTGGAAATAAACCGGGCGTCACAAAAAGCCAGCAATGGATAAAAGTAGGTAAAACACTCGAATTATTAGATACACCAGGAATTCTTTGGCCAAAATTTGAAGACCAGTCAGTAGGTTTTAAGTTAGCTTTAACTGGTGCAATTAAGGATGATTTACTACATATGGAAGACATTGCATCCTTTGGCTTACAGTTTATCCAAGAGAACTATCCTGAAGCGTTAAAAAAATGGCTAAAAGTAGCCGATTTACCAAGTGACATCACTACATTGCTAGCTTTTATTGCTGAAAAGCGTAGTTTATTTGATCGCTATCATGAACCTGATTACGGAAGGGCTGCTGAACTTATGGTAAGAGAAATAAGGCAACAGAAATTGGGAAAAATGACATTTGATTTCCCTGAACATTTAGGTGAAGAAAATGGCTGA
- the sipZ gene encoding type I signal peptidase SipZ, with translation MKEKNLKALWSWIWAAVVAIIIALFIRFYLFIPILVDGVSMMPTLHNADRVIINRFGKINRFDVIVFQEGKNKYIKRVIGIPGDVIEYKQDQLYINGKKYSEPYLSDYQKKMEDGPLTDDYSTKEQLQEGKIPTKSYFVLGDNRRASKDSRIIGPIPKTKIMGKVQIAYWPLKNAKLIK, from the coding sequence ATGAAAGAAAAAAACTTAAAAGCGCTATGGAGTTGGATATGGGCCGCAGTCGTAGCCATTATTATTGCTCTTTTTATACGTTTTTACCTTTTTATTCCTATACTCGTTGATGGTGTTTCCATGATGCCAACACTTCATAATGCTGATCGTGTGATTATTAATCGCTTTGGTAAAATTAACCGTTTTGATGTCATCGTCTTTCAAGAAGGTAAAAATAAGTATATTAAGCGAGTCATTGGGATCCCTGGTGATGTCATTGAATATAAACAAGATCAGCTTTATATTAATGGTAAAAAGTATAGCGAACCATATTTAAGCGATTACCAGAAGAAGATGGAAGACGGCCCGCTAACGGATGATTATAGTACAAAAGAGCAACTTCAAGAAGGCAAAATACCAACAAAAAGTTATTTTGTCTTAGGAGATAACCGACGTGCAAGTAAAGACAGTAGAATTATCGGACCGATTCCAAAAACAAAAATAATGGGCAAAGTGCAGATTGCTTACTGGCCTTTAAAAAATGCTAAATTAATAAAGTAG
- the sipY gene encoding type I signal peptidase SipY: protein MTDKVKTKKSITYQIVSWLLVIVVAFAVAMLVRTFLVAPVKVDGRSMEPTYQDGNHLFIEKITKPDRFDKVVFDAPTSTGDEGSYFIKRVIGVSGDKIEFKDSKLYVNGKKYKEDYLAKGMPTYSQPGSNRSTFTLKDITGHEKVPKGKLFVLGDNREGSMDSRMFGFIDESAVDGVVISFSKK from the coding sequence ATGACAGATAAAGTGAAAACAAAGAAATCGATCACCTATCAAATTGTTAGTTGGTTACTTGTTATTGTAGTGGCTTTTGCGGTTGCAATGCTTGTTCGTACTTTCCTTGTTGCGCCAGTTAAAGTAGATGGAAGGTCAATGGAGCCAACTTACCAAGATGGCAATCATTTATTTATAGAAAAGATCACAAAGCCAGATCGTTTTGATAAAGTCGTATTTGATGCACCAACTTCAACTGGTGATGAAGGTTCATATTTCATTAAACGCGTTATTGGAGTTTCTGGTGATAAAATTGAGTTTAAAGATAGCAAGCTATACGTGAATGGTAAAAAATATAAAGAAGATTATTTAGCAAAAGGCATGCCAACTTATAGTCAACCAGGTTCAAACAGAAGTACATTTACTTTAAAAGATATCACCGGTCATGAGAAAGTTCCTAAAGGTAAGCTTTTCGTCTTAGGAGACAATCGTGAAGGTAGCATGGATAGCCGCATGTTCGGATTTATTGATGAATCTGCTGTTGATGGTGTAGTTATCAGCTTTTCAAAAAAATAG
- the sipX gene encoding type I signal peptidase SipX, producing MGKEKKKGTKARVIWGWMKVILIALVIAFCIRYFLISPVTVYGDSMDPTLHDGEHLFINKVSSPKRFDIIVFPAPDEKNAEYIKRVIGLPGDKIEYKDDELYINGKKYKEPYLDKEKESLSSGLLTESFKLSDLPACGGLKKVPKGKLFVLGDNRRISKDSRYIGFIKEKTVLGKVISFGDSLQK from the coding sequence ATGGGTAAAGAGAAAAAGAAAGGGACGAAAGCACGTGTTATTTGGGGATGGATGAAAGTCATTTTAATCGCATTAGTTATTGCTTTTTGTATTCGCTATTTTTTAATTTCACCTGTCACGGTTTATGGCGATTCAATGGATCCAACCTTACATGACGGAGAGCATCTATTCATCAATAAAGTTTCATCTCCAAAGCGATTTGATATTATCGTTTTTCCAGCACCAGATGAAAAAAATGCTGAATATATTAAGCGAGTTATTGGGCTTCCTGGTGATAAGATCGAATATAAAGATGACGAGCTTTACATTAATGGAAAAAAATATAAAGAACCTTATTTAGATAAAGAAAAAGAATCACTTTCAAGCGGCCTTTTAACTGAAAGCTTTAAGTTAAGCGATTTACCAGCTTGTGGTGGCCTTAAAAAAGTACCTAAAGGCAAACTTTTTGTTCTAGGGGATAATAGACGAATCAGCAAAGATAGCCGTTATATTGGTTTTATCAAAGAAAAAACTGTACTTGGAAAAGTTATTTCTTTCGGAGATTCTTTACAAAAATAA